The Saccopteryx leptura isolate mSacLep1 chromosome 2, mSacLep1_pri_phased_curated, whole genome shotgun sequence genome has a window encoding:
- the CHAD gene encoding chondroadherin, with translation MARPILLLSLGLLAGLLPALAACPQNCHCHGDLQHVICDKVGLQKIPKVSEKTKLLNLQRNSFPVLAANSFRGMPNLVSLHLQHCQIREVAAGAFRGLKQLIYLYLSHNDIRVLRAGAFDDLTELTYLYLDHNKVTELPRGLLSPLVNLFILQLNNNKIRELRAGAFQGAKDLRWLYLSENALSSLQPGALDDVENLAKFHLDRNQLSSYPSAALSKLRVVEELKLSHNPLKSIPDNAFQSFGRYLETLWLDSTNLEKFSDGAFVGVTTLKNIHLENNRLSQLPSNFPFDNLETLALANNPWKCTCQLRGLRRWLEAKASRPDATCASPSKFRGQHIRDTDSFRSCKFPTKRSKKAGRH, from the exons ATGGCTCGCCCGATCCTCTTGCTCAGCCTCGGCCTCCTGGCCGGTCTGCTGCCGGCGCTGGCCGCCTGCCCCCAGAACTGCCACTGCCACGGCGACCTGCAGCACGTCATCTGTGACAAGGTGGGGCTGCAGAAGATCCCTAAGGTATCCGAGAAGACCAAACTGCTCAACCTACAGCGCAACAGTTTCCCCGTGCTGGCTGCCAACTCTTTCCGAGGCATGCCCAACCTCGTGTCGCTGCACCTGCAGCACTGTCAGATCCGCGAGGTGGCCGCGGGCGCCTTCCGCGGCCTCAAGCAGCTCATCTACCTGTACCTGTCCCACAACGACATCCGCGTGCTGCGCGCCGGCGCCTTCGACGACCTTACCGAGCTTACATACCTCTACCTGGACCACAACAAGGTGACCGAGCTGCCCCGGGGGCTCCTCTCCCCGCTGGTCAACCTCTTCATCCTGCAGCTCAACAACAACAAGATCCGAGAGCTGCGCGCGGGCGCCTTCCAGGGCGCCAAGGACCTGCGCTGGCTCTACCTGTCGGAGAACGCGCTCAGCTCCCTGCAGCCCGGAGCTCTGGACGACGTGGAGAACCTCGCCAAGTTCCACCTGGACAGGAACCAGCTCTCCAGCTACCCCTCGGCGGCACTGAGCAAGCTTCGGGTGGTGGAGGAGCTGAAGTTGTCCCACAACCCCCTGAAGAGCATTCCGGACAATGCCTTCCAGTCTTTTGGCAGATACCTGGAGACCCTGTGGCTGGACAGCACCAACCTGGAGAAG TTCTCTGATGGCGCCTTCGTGGGTGTGACCACACTGAAAAACATCCACCTGGAGAACAACCGCCTGAGCCAGCTGCCCTCCAACTTCCCCTTTGACAACCTGGAGACCCTCGCTCTCGCCAACAACCCCTGGAAGTGCACCTGCCAGCTCCGGGGCCTCCGGAG gtGGCTGGAAGCCAAGGCTTCCCGCCCTGATGCCACTTGCGCCTCGCCTTCCAAGTTCAGGGGCCAGCACATCCGTGACACAGACTCCTTCCGCAGCTGCAAGTTCCCCACTAAGAGGTCCAAGAAAGCTGGACGCCATTAA